A region from the Acipenser ruthenus chromosome 13, fAciRut3.2 maternal haplotype, whole genome shotgun sequence genome encodes:
- the LOC117418152 gene encoding monocyte to macrophage differentiation factor 2-like, which produces MHLARFMNTRVPANKRYQPTDYEHAANCATHALWIIPSILGSSILYFLSDDQWETISAWIYGLGLCGLFIVSTVFHTISWKKSHLRGVEHCFHMCDRMVIYFFIAASYAPWLNLRELGPWASHMRWIIWIMACVGTAYVFFFHERYKIVELICYVVMGVFPALVILSMAERDGLFELVLGGMFYCLGTVFFKSDGRIPFAHAIWHLFVATGAGIHYYAIWKYLYTPASGEVKTLR; this is translated from the exons ATGCATCTGGCAAG ATTCATGAACACCCGAGTTCCTGCCAATAAGAGATACCAGCCAACGGACTATGAGCATGCGGCAAACTGCGCGACCCACGCG CTCTGGATAATTCCCAGCATCCTTGGCAGCTCCATCTTATACTTCCTGTCTGATGACCAATGGGAGACGATCTCCGCGTGGATCTATGGTTTGGGATTATGTGGTCTTTTCATTGTCTCGACCGTGTTTCACACAATCTCCTGGAAGAAAAGCCACCTCAG AGGGGTGGAGCACTGCTTCCACATGTGCGACAGGATGGTGATCTACTTCTTTATAGCTGCATCTTACGCCCCCTG gCTGAATCTACGGGAGCTGGGACCCTGGGCTTCGCACATGCGCTGGATCATCTGGATAATGGCTTGTGTAGGAACAGcttatgtttttttcttccacGAACG GTACAAGATCGTAGAGTTAATATGCTACGTGGTCATGGGTGTCTTTCCTGCCCTTGTAATACTCTCTATG GCGGAGAGAGACGGCTTGTTTGAGCTGGTCCTAGGGGGCATGTTCTATTGCCTGGGTACGGTGTTTTTCAAGAGTGACGGCCGCATCCCCTTCGCCCACGCCATCTGGCACCTCTTCGTGGCGACTGGAGCCGGGATCCATTACTACGCCATCTGGAAGTACCTGTACACACCGGCCAGCGGTGAAGTGAAGACCTTGAGATAG